From the Leucobacter tenebrionis genome, one window contains:
- the qcrC gene encoding cytochrome bc1 complex diheme cytochrome c subunit → MARAKKNVRKSGRRHPLATAALVAVGLLVTGAAYTGFSQTSATAEIDLESPATIEAGEKLFGANCATCHGANAQGTDDGPSLIGAGAAAVNFQVGTGRMPLAFQGPQGMVKPQQFTEEQTLQMAAYVASLAPGPALPDSRYIQADSDDEGIARGGQLFKINCAMCHNVAAAGGALTQGKFAPKLTGVPATHIYEAMVTGPQNMPVFNDANITPQEKADIISFLKYTEEQPAVGGLTLGSIGPVAEGLFIWVIGLGAIVGLTVWVTAKSN, encoded by the coding sequence ATGGCTCGCGCCAAGAAAAACGTTCGCAAGTCCGGCCGACGGCACCCGCTTGCCACCGCCGCTCTCGTTGCGGTCGGCCTCCTCGTGACCGGAGCCGCCTACACCGGCTTCAGCCAGACCTCCGCCACCGCCGAGATCGACCTCGAGTCCCCCGCCACCATCGAAGCGGGCGAGAAGCTGTTCGGCGCCAACTGCGCCACCTGCCACGGCGCCAATGCGCAGGGCACCGATGACGGCCCTTCGCTCATCGGCGCCGGTGCGGCCGCGGTCAATTTCCAGGTCGGCACCGGGCGCATGCCGCTCGCCTTCCAGGGTCCCCAGGGCATGGTCAAGCCCCAGCAGTTCACCGAGGAGCAGACCCTGCAGATGGCCGCCTACGTGGCATCGCTCGCCCCGGGGCCGGCGCTGCCCGACAGCCGCTACATCCAGGCCGACAGCGACGACGAGGGCATCGCCCGCGGCGGCCAGCTGTTCAAGATCAACTGCGCCATGTGCCACAACGTCGCCGCAGCCGGCGGCGCCCTCACTCAGGGCAAGTTCGCCCCGAAGCTGACGGGCGTCCCCGCCACCCACATCTACGAGGCCATGGTCACGGGCCCGCAGAACATGCCCGTCTTCAACGATGCGAACATCACTCCGCAGGAGAAGGCCGACATCATCTCGTTCCTCAAGTACACCGAGGAGCAGCCCGCGGTCGGAGGCCTCACCCTGGGATCGATCGGACCGGTGGCGGAAGGCCTCTTCATCTGGGTGATCGGCCTCGGCGCGATCGTCGGCCTCACCGTCTGGGTCACCGCGAAGTCGAACTGA
- the ctaE gene encoding aa3-type cytochrome oxidase subunit III: MNTKSAVPSVKRPNIVAVGTIVWLGSEVMFFAGLFAIYFTLRAMNPELWAEKTALHNFPFALVNTIILVASSFTAQAGVFAAERMQPRATGASPAKWGTVEWFFLTFFMGAVFVSGQVWEYATFVSEGITLSSDPYGSAFYMTTGFHGIHVALGLVAFLLVIGRIYAVKNFTHKEETTAVVVSYYWHFVDIVWIILFIVIYVLK; encoded by the coding sequence ATGAATACCAAGTCAGCCGTGCCCTCGGTGAAGCGACCGAATATCGTCGCCGTGGGCACGATCGTATGGCTCGGCAGCGAGGTCATGTTCTTCGCGGGCCTCTTCGCCATCTACTTCACGCTGCGCGCGATGAACCCCGAGTTGTGGGCCGAGAAGACCGCGCTGCACAACTTCCCGTTCGCGCTGGTCAACACGATCATCCTGGTCGCCTCCTCCTTCACGGCCCAGGCGGGCGTGTTCGCAGCCGAGCGCATGCAGCCGCGCGCGACGGGCGCCAGCCCGGCGAAGTGGGGCACGGTCGAGTGGTTCTTCCTCACCTTCTTCATGGGCGCGGTCTTCGTCTCCGGGCAGGTCTGGGAGTACGCGACCTTCGTCTCCGAGGGCATCACCCTCAGCTCGGACCCCTACGGTTCGGCCTTCTACATGACCACGGGCTTCCACGGCATCCACGTGGCCCTCGGCCTCGTCGCGTTCCTGCTGGTCATCGGCCGCATCTACGCCGTCAAGAACTTCACGCACAAGGAGGAGACCACCGCGGTCGTCGTGTCCTACTACTGGCACTTCGTCGACATCGTGTGGATCATCCTCTTCATCGTCATCTACGTCCTCAAGTAG
- the trpD gene encoding anthranilate phosphoribosyltransferase has protein sequence MIDERSWPTVLTTLLEGDDLSVSQAEWAMARFMTGEASGAQMGAFLVALRSKGATVDEIVGFRDAILAESAPISLPAMSLDIVGTGGDRFGTVNVSTMASITAAAAGAPVVKHGNKAASSKSGSSDVLTSLGIGLSLDADQLAEVFARAGIAFVHAARFLPGFRHVASVRSELGIPTVFNFLGPLCNPVRPEASAVGVADPAAAPLIAGVFRIRGASALVFRGDDGLDELTTTGHSRLWEVNRGGMTEHDIDPRDLGIPRASIEDLLGGTPDENAETVHRVLAGERGPVRDIVLLNAAAGLVAYELAERPESAERALLERLGEKLSVAADAIDSGRAAAKLAEWVDATSGFADA, from the coding sequence ATGATCGACGAACGCAGTTGGCCCACCGTGCTCACGACGCTCCTCGAGGGAGACGACCTCAGCGTCTCGCAAGCGGAGTGGGCGATGGCGCGCTTCATGACCGGCGAGGCCAGCGGCGCCCAGATGGGGGCGTTCCTCGTCGCGCTGCGGTCGAAGGGAGCGACGGTGGACGAGATCGTCGGCTTCCGCGACGCGATCCTCGCGGAGTCGGCCCCGATCTCGCTTCCCGCCATGTCGCTCGACATCGTCGGAACGGGGGGAGACCGCTTCGGCACGGTGAACGTGTCGACCATGGCATCCATCACGGCCGCCGCCGCCGGGGCGCCGGTCGTGAAGCACGGCAATAAGGCCGCGAGCAGCAAGTCGGGATCCTCGGACGTGCTGACATCGCTCGGGATCGGCCTGTCGCTCGATGCGGATCAGCTCGCAGAGGTGTTCGCCCGGGCGGGTATCGCCTTCGTGCACGCGGCGCGTTTCCTGCCAGGGTTCCGCCACGTCGCCTCCGTGCGCTCGGAACTGGGGATCCCCACCGTCTTCAATTTCCTCGGGCCGCTGTGCAACCCGGTGCGTCCGGAAGCCTCGGCCGTGGGCGTCGCCGATCCCGCTGCAGCGCCGCTGATCGCGGGCGTCTTCCGGATCCGCGGTGCCTCGGCGCTGGTGTTCCGCGGCGACGACGGGCTCGACGAGCTCACCACGACGGGGCACTCCCGGCTGTGGGAGGTGAACCGCGGCGGCATGACGGAGCACGACATCGATCCTCGCGATCTGGGGATTCCGCGCGCCTCGATCGAGGATCTGCTCGGCGGCACTCCCGATGAGAACGCGGAGACCGTACACCGGGTGCTCGCGGGGGAGCGGGGGCCGGTGCGCGACATCGTACTGCTCAACGCCGCTGCGGGGCTCGTGGCCTACGAGCTGGCGGAGCGGCCGGAGTCGGCGGAGCGCGCGCTGCTCGAACGGCTCGGGGAGAAGCTGAGTGTGGCGGCAGATGCCATCGACTCGGGGCGAGCGGCTGCGAAGCTGGCCGAGTGGGTCGATGCCACCTCCGGGTTCGCCGACGCCTGA